The stretch of DNA TGGCCCAGGTAGAGAAAAGGTGGGCAGATGGAGGGTGGGGCTTGCGTGTCCCACTGTCGGGCGCTCCTGCCCAACCGGCGTCCCTGAATCTGCGGTTGCAGTGGTAATGGCTGTGGTCCGCGACCTCCCCGCGTGGTCTAGCCTTCGCCCTTTCAACCTGGACCCCTTGGGAGCTCCTAGGGGCCCCTTTCTCGCGGCCGCCTTCCTTTATCTGCTGTTCCCCGGTCGCCCGCCAGAGGGCGCACCTTGCCTTCCACTCGGCGCCCGGAGGCGGAACCGCGCACACCTCCCCGGTCCTGGCCCGTCCCCAACACCGGGTCTCCCGAGGCCTCACCCTCCCTGGAGCCTGAGGAGCAGTCGGCTCCTGGGTCCTGCACCCCAACCTTTGGCACGGCCCCCGCTCCCCTTCCAGTCAGCCAGCTCAGGCACAGCTGAACCTGACGCCGGGCCCTTTGTCGGACGAGCAGCCATCCGTGTCCCTGGGGGGTGGAGCGACCGGCTCCGGTGTCCGTCCCGGCCGGGCCGCCCAGCCGGGCACCCAGCGTCTCCTCCCACCCGGCAATGCGGCCGGCACAGGAAGGGCGGGCCGGCCGGCATGCCGGGGACGCCTAGCAGGTacccccagggcccccagtcCCCAACCCCGGCAGAGTCCCGGGCAGGCAGGGGCGCCGACGCGTgctcagaggaggggctggggccgctcccctcctcatccccaccccctgccaggccGAAGACCCCAGATGGGGGTCGCTGTGGGAGAACTCAGACTTCCCGGAGCGCCACCGTCGCTGCCCCGGGGGCGGGCTCCTAGTGTTGGATAGGAAATTCCTGtcctctggggggtgggggctgcggagGGCagagcccggcccctcccccgggaGCCTCCAGTGGAAACTATGTGGGGAGGAGACGTCGGGAGCGGCGCGCCCAGCCGCCTACGCCGGAGGGGCAGGGCCTAGTGGAAGGCCCCTCCCGGCctggcaggggtgaggggtgcaCTGGTCGCCTGGACCGAGGACCGGTCGGGCTCTGCTTGGGCGCTGAGCGCGCGCgctgcccacctcccccctcACCGTCCCGTCCCGCCCAGGGTCTGGCGGGGGAGGGCGCGCCCCATTTCCTGCGGGCTGAGGGTGACGCGCCGCCGTGTTTGTTTCCTAGGGATTGTTATGGAAACCAGGGCGGTGCCGCTACTGTCGGTCTCAGCTCAGCCTCGCGGGGCGcgaggggcgggggggctgcGGTGACCCCTGCGCCGTCCGGGCTCCCTCGGGGCCATCAGCTCCAGGAGCgccccccacaaacacacaggaGCCAGGTGCTTCCCCTGGCTCCCGCAGCCCGGGACGCATCAGCAAGATGCaaggtgagggtgggggaaaaggacGTCCGCGTCCCAGGTGTACCTCCTTCTCCTGCCCAGCCAGTGGGGCGGCTCAGAAATGCCATCTGACCACCTCACTGGGCCCCCTCAGGACTACGCCCAACTCCCAAGACTCCCCAAACGGCCCCCGTCTCCCATTGGTCCAGTCTTTCCAAGATTCCTGGCCCCTCCAAGGCCCTGCTGCCCCCCAGCTGTGACCTGGGCcggtggggccctggctgctgcccccactgccacATCCTGAGGCCCAGATCCTCCTTGCAGCCGCTGCCCTGCCGGAGGCTCCCTGTGGACCCGGTCTGGCTCAGACTTGCCTCCCTGATCTTTAGGGCTGAAAGGGGAAGCCTGACCCCCTCCAGTCCCTGGGTCAGAGCACCGGCGCACTGCCCATCGGCTGTGGccgtggtggggggtggggctgattGCCAACGaccctgagggcagggcaggtCGAGGACTAGCAGGCCTCCAGGGCTCAGGTGTGCGCAACACACTTCGGAGACTtcggaggtgggaggggggtggggggccggtgAAGCTCAGGGTCGGTGAACAGGCCTAGCAGCTGGGCTGGTGAGGCTGGAATTCGAGGCAGTTTTGCCTGGGCTTTGGCTCCAGGTTACAGGGATTCCTGGAACCGTGCTCAACTgcaaggaggctggggcagggggccagggaaCTCCATCTGGCCTGACTGTGGACCCCAGGCTggctggcagagggagggagcaTAAGGCTGTGGTGGCCCAGCCTTCTGCAGCaccctggagaggaggggaggagccttCCTCCCACCTGGGCCCTGGTGGGCAGAGCCCTTCTGGGAAAGGGCAGagtctgtcccttcccccaggccGCAGCGCCAGGAGCGGCCTTGGGCCCAGCAGGCCCACCCTGGGACCAGACCTTGGGGCAGACAGGGGTTCCCGGGAGACCAGCTGCTGAAAATAGGCCCTGGGAATGTCTGTGCGTCCCTCAGTctgccaggcctgggggcagggcaggcaggctggggccTGAGGAGGGAGCTGCTCTGGTGTCCAGGCTCAGCCGTTGCTGGCTCGCCCTGGGGCACATGTTGACACTCAGGGCACCTGTGTGCAAGAGCAGGGGACAGGCCcagccagcctccagccccagggggGGACAGTCTTACCCCTGAACACACCCCTTGGCTCCTCGCTCCGAGGAGCTGACCTGAAGGCCTGGGTGGGGCGCTGGGTGTGGGCGTCACGGGAGAGGTCAGAGCACGTGCCTCAGTCTGCAAGGAGGCTGGAGCCCCAGGAGCAAAACCTCCCTGGTGGGGGCGGGCGGCCCCTGGGGGCAGATTCCTCAGAGGTCACTAGGGCCAACCCTGCCACTGCAAGATGCACCTGGGCCTGTCCAGAAACCTGTGAGGCAGGGTCCTGCCTGGTTCCCTTCTTAGCCCCCACCGAGCCTGGGTGGGAGTCAGGGTGTGGGGCTTTGAGAGGGAAGAGTTAGCAGAGGGAGGCGGCTTTGGCTGCGCACCCAGGACCCTGCATCGGGCTGCCCCCGTCTCAGGGCCCCAGGCACCCTGGTGCTGTGCTGGTGCAGGTGGGGTGTTCTGGGCACAGAAGCAGCCCGGGGCAAGCAGCCGGCTGCTTCTGGCCACCCTGTCCCTCCCACTGCAGAcaaggccccaggcagggcctgctGGCTGGTGCTGGCAGCACTGGGGGGCAAGGTTGGGGGCTGCACCTTGGGGTCTATGAGGGGGTCTGGTGTGTCCCTGGGAGTCATTTGTTCCTGCAACAGTTCCCCACAGCAGCCCACTCGAGTGGGGTCAGGGGTGGAGGGCCGGACAAGGTCCCAGCTGACCCAGCCATCCTGAGGCAGGTAGACGTGGTGCaggccagcacccctcccccacaagtgCACCCTGGGCCAGGCATGCTGATGGAAGCGGGAGGCCTTGCAGCCGGTGGGGCCCAGGTCTCAGGGATGCTGTCAGAGCTGCTGTTCGGGCTGCAGGTGGGGCGCCCGGACATAGAGCCTGGGGGGAGGCAGAAGCTGTCACCCATGGCCCCAGGTGCTGGGGAGCTGCAGCTGATAAGGTGTCCCCAGCCCATGAGCAGGTGGGACAGGTGGGGGCCTCAGGAGAGTTGGAGGGGCACCCCAGTCTGTGGCTGGAGCTTTGGGGGAGGGTTCAAgggagtgtgtgtgcacgcgtgtgtgcaAGGGTGTGTGAGTTGAGTGGAAAAACCCTGCTGTGTACCAACCAGAGGGCGAGGCCTATGACCCTTGGCCCCCTTTGGCATCCTCCTCCGCAAAACCCACAGTGTAACCATAGCAACGGGCAATAACAGCAGAAAAGACTGGGAAGGATTTTCTCACCAGGTTTTTGGTTTTCCATGGCTAGGGGGCATCCCCACAGGGCGAGGCTGGAGTCCTCGTgtgaaggagggtgggggaggggagaacctACAGCTCCCTGCCCGGCTGCCCTGAGCTCTGGAGTGGGCGGGGGTGAGCTGGACAGCGGCATGGGAGACCAAGTGCCCTGAGAGGAGCCTTGTGCCCACCCCCGAGAGATGCAGATGCCCAGGTGGCTGCATCTTGGGTGTGCCTGCACTTGGGTGCGCCCGCAGGCCCAGGGACACACACAGGCATGGGAGAGTGCCGGTCCTGCCCCTCCCGGGCCCTTCTGGAGGCAGCCTGCCCCCGTGCTCCGGGCCTCCGCCCagcacaccggccagggcaggccTTCCCTGGAACCACAGGCAGTGTGTGTGCCAGGGGGCAGCCACTCCACGTCTACCCCCCAGCcttcctgggccctgccctgccccccatcACCACtggcctccttcctctctctcctgctctctcccagATCGGAGCCAGGAGATGAGGGAAGTCAGGGCCCGCCCTGCGGCAGCTGCATCTGGCTCAGGCCAGGAGGACCCAGAGCAGTGGGGGGGAGGGTTCGTGGGGGGGTCGGGCTGGGCGGGGGGCCTTTGCTCCAGAAACCATAGCGAGGTGTCCCAGTGCCAGCAAGAGGGCAGCAGCCCGGAAGTGACTGTGGCTGTCAGACTCCCAGGGGGGGTGCGGGCTGGTGTGGGTGACTGAGACACTGGGGGTTCCGCCAGGGCAGGGCATGCACCCCACTCTCGAGGGCAGTGGGCAGCCAGCCACTGAGGGTCCCAGGACCCTGGACTGGCAGAGTCCCAGAGGAGGCAGAACTGTGGCCTCAGCGAGGGGGTCTCAGggcagaggggtgtggggagaggggcctggagtCCGGTGTGGCACCCGCACTGGCAGtaggctctggggtggggcctctgTCACCCTTGCACCCTGGGAGTGCCTGCCCTCCCCCAAGCCAGCCTcctggggttggtggggggtGTTGAAACGGGGCCACCCATGGTTCCCTCTGTATCCCAGACCAGGCTGTAGGGCGGGGGACGGGAAGGTGGTCTTCagggagggtgaggtgggggtcACTGGGTGTTGCCAGGGCTGAGGGTGAGCATGGGGAGGCCAGGAGCCCTGCGCCCTGTGGGAGGAGGGTCCTCCATGGGGACAAGGCCTGGACAGGCCCAGAGGTGAGGTGTTTGTCAAGACGGGTGTGTAGAGGGGAGAAGACGTCGCTGGTAACCATGGAGGCTGGAGGGCGGGACTGTGGACaacggggcaggagggagggctgaCGCTTAGGTGCTGGTGAGGCCACCAAACTGGGTGTGGCACTCTGGGTAGAGGTGGGACAGCCCCTTCTCCCGGGCACAGAGAGGGTGGGGCTAAGTGACCCTGACCAGGAGTGAGGAGGGTTAGAGCAGGGattccctggggggtggggcgaggggggAGGGCTGTACCAGTGTCTCCAGTCTGTACTCTCCTGCTGGCGGTAGCAGGATGGCTCGGGACCCCGTAGCCCAGCGCCAGCCCCCTGGGCCCACCCCATTCCTAGGGTGGGTGGTTCCCAAGGCCTCTGCCTGGCACCGGGAGGCGCGGGCCAGCCGCTGTCCCGGGCAGCGAACTTGGACCACATTGCACCATAGACGCCTCCCCAAAGATAAGGAGCCCGCCTCTGGAAACAGCTGGGGCGTGGCTCCTCACCATCCCTGCAGAGACTCCAGGAATTGCTGTCCCGAAAAGGGAGGGGGCAACCCATCTCGAGTTCCTCGTGGCCCTGGGGGTGTTCCCACTGTGGTCCACTTGGTTTCCcagaggtgtgggggtggggggctcaccGAGCCTGGGATGTCCCGAGTGTGAAGGCTTGAGGGGAATTCTTGGGGGGTTACCAGGCTGAGACTCCCTTGGTCCTGTTCCCCATCCCAAACCCAGGGGACGGCCGGGTCAGAGTGGGTGGGGTTGTGTCTCAGGCTGTTTGCATCTATTTGCATTTTAGAGGTGagctgtcccttcccccactccagccTGTCTCCCAGGGGGCTCCAGCATATGGGGGGGAGCAAGCCTTCCTGCTCCTGGGGAGCCCCTTCCGCACATCCTGGACCCCGGTGCTCCACACCCCTGGgcgaggggtggggctggagccgCCTGAGCAGCCCCGCCCTTCAGTGAGTCCCCGCGGGTCCCCAGCGCACCCCCAGCCACTACTTAGTGGTcggccagccccagggcctgcctcGAAGCGAGGGTGGATTCCAGATGGGCCACTCTCGGTCTCCTGATCTGGAGCCCAGGTCCTCGGGTCAAGTGTCAgaagggggggcggggtgcgTGGGGCGGGCCTCTAAGAGGCGGGGTCCCAGCTTCCCTGAAAGGCGCGCACCCGGCGGGTCCCACCCAGTCCAGTGCTGCTGTCTGTTCCTGCTCCGCCGTCCGTACCAGACCCAGCGCCGCTATGCCCAAGTGCCCCAAGTGTGAGAAGGAGGTGTACTTCGGTGAGCGAACTCTGGCCCATTCCTGGACGAACCGCGGTGCTCCGAGCCCCGGGGAAACCTGGTGGAGGTCGCTCTGGGTGGGGGCGCCTGGGGACCCGGGAAACCGACCCGGGAGCGGAAACTTCAGCCCTGCACGCAACTATGGATATGCGGGTTGGGACCCTTGCGTCGGGTGGGCTTTCCGTCTCCGGGTCTCCCTGTCTCTAGGTCCCCGTCtctcccgcctcctcctcctgggcGCGCCCTGGGCGGGGACCCCGCTGGGCAGGAAAGGACGCAGGGCTCCCGTCGCCCCTCCCAGCGCTAAGTAAAAACAGACGCGGAAACCGGTGCCCGGGGCGCTATCCCAGGCGCGCTTTGCTCCCGGGCACCGCGTTCCTGCCCCGCGCCCCGGGTCCCACCCACAGGAGATGCAGGAGGAAGTGGGAAGCCCACCCACCCCGACCCGGCCACAGAGAGGGCTCCCTGCAATCCCCCTCCCAGTGACCGGTGCAGAGTCCCCAGGACTTAATCTGGTAGCCAGGCCCTCCTGACTGGGACCCCAGTCCTCGGCCCAGGGCTAGCGCCCCCTCCCGCTTATTTGATTGGATTCAGCCAGGGTACCGGAGGTATAAAGGCGTGGGAGCCTGTGCTGGGGCCACCAGGCATGGGTGGGAAGGCCCTGGGGAGaggtggtgggggaaggtgggtgtgtgtgctctgtgtcccCAGAGCGGTGTCCCATGgggccctgtctgtctgtctgtctgcagccGAGCGGGTGACGTCCCTGGGGAAGGACTGGCACCGGCCGTGTCTGAAGTGCGAGAAGTGTGGGAAGACACTGACCTCAGGGGGCCACGCTGAGGtaggggggggcctggggggcagcgggggcggggggggggggacagcccCTCACGGCCCCTCTCTCCGCAGCACGAGGGCAAGCCCTACTGCAACCACCCCTGCTATGCCGCCATGTTCGGGCCCAAAGGTACGCTCCCTCCTTGCGCAGCCTGGCCCGACCTGCCGCTGGCCTTGGCCGCCCCTGACCTGCCCACTGTTTTCTCCGTAGGCTTCGGGCGAGGCGGAGCTGAGAGTCACACCTTCAAGTAGACCCaggtgcacccctcccccacccgctaGGCACCGCCTAGCCCGCTCGCTGGCCCTCAGGATGGGCTTCCCCAACCCGTCCTGAGGGAGGCCTGCACTTACCTCTGTCCCTGTCTCTTTGTGCAGGTTGTGGCGACCCCATCCCCGGCCTGCTGGACCACTGCCCCTCCAGGCTGGTGGTGCCCAGCCTTAACTCCAGGCACTTCGGGCTCCCCTGTAGCCCCTCACGCCCTCAATAAACCCACTGCTGGGAAGACCTGCCTGTGTGTGTCTTGCTGGGGGAGTGGTTGAGGGGAGCTGCAGTGGGGGTCCTGAGGCCAGACCTTACACCGGGGGCCCACCACAGGCTGCAGCCCCCTCTGCATGGAAGTGCCCTGGCTACCCCGGACAGCCCCATGGAAGCTCAGCTCTCCAGCCCCTGGGCCCAAAGGTGCCCCAGTCCCGTTGGGCGAGGGGAAGGCCCATGGGTCAGTGGGAACACCAGGCCACAAGGGCAGGAGCCAGAGGGTCAGCCACAGGGTGAATCAGCTGAACTCATGCTGGTTCCGTTTTTGAGCTTTAGGGGAGCTGTGGCGGGAAGTCCTCcactgccctccccacttcctgccaCTCCAACTTAGCCCCCATCCTCAGCCCATCCCACCGACCTGGCCAGCTGTGCTTCAGCAAGGGCGTCTGCCTGGACACCACTGCCCCTTCTTTgaccccaccctgggcccagggACTACTCAGTGGCTGGCTGCCTAAACGGGGCATTTGAGGACAGGCCCTGTGGAGATGCGGGGGCTTCCCGAAACTCCTGTGACACTTTGGGCAGCAGCTGCAGACTTGGCCAccttctgagccctccccatgTCCCCCACTGGCCACTTGCCCTGTGGCCCAGCAGACATCACCCTCCCAGCTCTCTGCTGACCTAAGGAGCGAAGAGAGGTCATCTCAGCTTGGCATGTGGTCTtggccctgccccagggctgtggTGGGGGCTCTGCAGGCCTGAGCTGGGCAGGCTGTGGGAGGCTAAAGGGCAGCATGCAGTGTTGGCTCTGTGTCAGAGAAAGATGGGGACTCACTGAGTCCCATGAGGTGGGAGCTAGAGTGCCCCTGGtgcaggtggggaagggcagggaggagggagcagaggcGCTACGGTGAGGGTGGGGTTCTCCGTGCACAGTAGTGGGCTGGGCCGGGGGACACAGTAAGCGCACAGGGAAGCAGCCCTGAGCTGCCAGGACGGGTGACAGaggccctcccagcccagggggtggggtggggggcggagatTTGGGGTGAGTGAGAAGAGAGGCGGCCTGCAGGAGGAGTGGGTCTGCCCAGGCCTCAGGTGGGGAGGAAAGCACTCCAGGGGGAAGACCCAGCAGGCACAAAGTCCGGACAGGCTTCCAGACCCAACATCAGGAGCCATCGGGTGAGCtaaggaaagtggttttattctGAAGGCCACAGGAGGGTGGCCAGAAAGACCTTTGAGCTGCTGGGCAGCCAGAAGGCAGGGCCAGACTGGAGGCCTGTTCTTCCCAGCCTGAGCAGAAGATGGACGTGGGAGGGAACTGgtagtgggggctgggggaacaGACAGCAACGCCCCTGTACTGGTGAGGGTGTGTGCCAGTAGGGGCTGCCCCTGCGGCGCAGGGGAGGACATGCACACGAGAATGCCCACTCtaggtgggggtgctggggcaggggaTCCAGGGGCACCTGTGGTggaggctgggggaaggaagaggtTGGTTATGGGGGACACATGGATGAGGAGCTGGCTTTGCCTGACAGAGAGGCAGGTGAGCAAAGGTGAGGGCTGGGAGGAAGATGGGGTCTGGTGTGACTGCATTTCCTGTGGgcttggctggggctggggaaggttGGGGTCCAGGACtgacttccttcttctctctctctctcttccactcctCTGCCCACGCTCTGTCTTCTTTACAGCTTCGAGGTGTAATTTACATTCCATAAACTTCACCTGCGCACATTTAATTACTGCAACAAGTTCACGCACTTCTGCTGCCACAGGCCAGTTCTAGACCACTCTGGGCACTCACGAGAGTCCCCCCGTCCCCGTCCTGGACTCTTTCCAGGCCATGGAATCTGCTTTCTGTTCCTACAGATGGCTTTTCTGTATTTCCTAGATACGGTGCACAGACCGGCTTCTTCCCTGTCCGAGCTGCAACCAACCAGCAGCACGTGGCAGTGGTGCGTGGCTGCTGCTGACCACCGCCCCCTGGATGGGTTTACTGCTGGGCACGTGGTCTTGTTTCGTTTTGGGCTGCCATCAACAAAGCTGTTGTGCACTTCCGTGTAGGTGAACACAGTTCTCGTGCGTTCCGATACTGGCACTGTAGGGTAAATCTGTATCTAATTCTGAGAGCCTCCAAACAGTTTTCCGTATGTTCTTTCAAAGACTGTCTCTTTAACGGTGGGACGGAGAGACTAAGGGTGCAGGACAGAGGCAGGCTGGGCGGGCTGGCAGTACAGAGAATGGACTGGGCCCGGGAAGTCTGTACATGTAGGTTATGGTGGGGCGAGTCGCTGGCCTTCCCCGAGGGGCCTCTCGCCCCCGTGCGGCGGGGCTGAGCTGTCCGGGGCCGTCCTCCGCGCCCAGGCGGTGGCCCCGGCGTCCCAGTCCTCGTGCGCGCTGCAGCGTCCGGGCGACCCCTGGCGGCCAGGCCGGAAAGGGCATCGCGGAGGTGGAGGGTCGCTGGCTGGGTCCGTGGTGCCCATTTACGCGAACCTCCGGGTTGCAAGGGCTCCCGAGCGCGGGCGCAGACCTTCCCGCAGTGGCTAGGCTACCGCTCGGTGCAAGGGGTAAGACGCTGattggtggagtctatagtgtCGAGTGTCGCCGCAATTGGTCAGCACAGAGCGGACTCCGTCGGAGCTCTTGCCGCCATTGGTCCCCGCTAGGCCGGAAGTGCCTCCGCAGCGGACACGACGGGCTGCACTCCCTCGCCCGAGGCGCCGCTCATTGGGCCGGGGTCGGAGGCGTGGCCCAATCCAAGCGGAGAGAGCGCGCGGACGCAGCAGTGGCAGCACAGGCGCGGGAATAGGACGGGGGCGGGCCCGTCGGCCGTGCCGTGCGATCGAGCGAGGCGGGTGCCGGCTGCCGGCTGAatggggcggcggcggcgccgggTAGACcgggcgggtggggcgggggccttGCCCGAGGCCATCGCCTCGCTGAGTCGGACGCTGCCCGGCGGTCCCAGCCCCGAGACGTTTCGCCGCGCCAAGTTCGACCGTACCGGAGGCGGTGAGGCGCGCAGGGCAGGCGTCCAGGCCCGCTGGGACCCCGCAGGGAGGCAGCGGGGCCTGCTGACGGCTTCCCCCTTTCACCCTCAGGCCCCGGCGCTCTGGCGGCTGCTCTTCTGTGTGCTCTCGCAGTTGCGGGCTGGCGGCGCCccggcctcccccgccccgggtAAGCCCGGCGCCCGTGGGCTCTATACGACACTCTGCGCTGTCTGCGCCCACTCTGGGCACCCC from Phyllostomus discolor isolate MPI-MPIP mPhyDis1 chromosome 1, mPhyDis1.pri.v3, whole genome shotgun sequence encodes:
- the CRIP1 gene encoding cysteine-rich protein 1, which encodes MPKCPKCEKEVYFAERVTSLGKDWHRPCLKCEKCGKTLTSGGHAEHEGKPYCNHPCYAAMFGPKGFGRGGAESHTFK